Proteins encoded within one genomic window of Bacillus thuringiensis:
- a CDS encoding stage V sporulation protein D — protein sequence MRVSNVTVRKRLIFILISGILIFTIIDIRLGYVQFFLGNMLTDRAKDSWSRNITFEPERGKILDRNGVELATNKSAPTVFVVPRQIEKPAETAEKLAAVLGVEKDEIYKRVTKKESIVRLDKGGRKISHDKAKEVRGLSLKGVYIAEDSIRYYPFGNFLSHVLGFAGSDNQGLMGLEKYYDKELNGDDGHVRFFADAKGQRMPNVGDDFKKPEAGLNLGLTIDARINRIMEREMNIAESTYNPDGMIAIAMNPKNGEILGMSSRPSFDPADFQSVSPEVYNRNLPVWSTYEPGSTFKIITLAAALNENLVDLEKDTFYDDGAAEVGGARLKCWKAGGHGSQTFLEVVQNSCNPGFIELGDRLGKDRLFKYIRNFGFGQKTGIDLQGEGSGILFNLDKVGPVEQATTSFGQGVSVTPIQQVAAVAAAVNGGTLYQPYIAKEFIDPKNNQVVSKKTPVEKRKVISKETSEKVRYALENVVAKGSGKGAFIDGYRVGGKTGTAQKVKDGKYLENNYIVSFIGFAPADDPEIVVYVAVDNPKGVTQFGGVVAAPIVGNILRDALPVMGVKPRTEQVEREYKWGDTPTVEVPNLIGMKKKDLQTQLVDLKLDISGDGEKVIKQSPEAGAKVKEGSKIRIYFGN from the coding sequence ATGCGTGTATCAAATGTAACAGTTAGAAAACGACTTATTTTTATACTCATATCAGGTATACTTATTTTCACTATCATCGATATTCGTCTTGGATATGTGCAATTTTTTCTTGGCAATATGTTAACGGATCGTGCGAAGGATTCATGGAGTCGTAATATTACTTTTGAACCTGAACGTGGGAAAATTTTAGACCGAAATGGTGTGGAACTTGCCACGAATAAAAGTGCCCCAACTGTCTTTGTTGTACCGAGGCAAATTGAAAAACCAGCAGAGACTGCAGAGAAGTTAGCTGCAGTATTAGGTGTGGAAAAAGACGAGATTTATAAGAGGGTTACAAAAAAGGAATCAATTGTAAGATTAGATAAGGGTGGTAGGAAAATATCACATGATAAAGCGAAAGAGGTACGAGGATTAAGTTTGAAAGGTGTTTATATCGCAGAGGACTCTATCCGGTACTATCCATTTGGAAACTTTTTATCACACGTATTAGGGTTTGCAGGAAGTGATAACCAAGGTCTTATGGGACTAGAAAAATATTATGATAAAGAGCTAAATGGTGATGATGGTCATGTGCGTTTTTTTGCAGATGCAAAAGGACAAAGGATGCCTAATGTTGGCGATGATTTCAAAAAACCAGAAGCTGGTTTGAATTTAGGCTTAACAATTGATGCACGTATTAATAGAATTATGGAAAGAGAAATGAATATTGCAGAGTCGACATATAATCCAGATGGTATGATTGCGATCGCAATGAATCCGAAAAATGGTGAAATTTTAGGTATGTCGAGTCGGCCGAGCTTTGATCCAGCGGATTTTCAAAGTGTTTCTCCAGAAGTGTATAATAGAAATTTACCGGTATGGAGTACGTATGAACCTGGTTCAACATTTAAGATCATTACGTTAGCCGCAGCCTTGAATGAAAATTTAGTAGACTTAGAGAAAGATACGTTTTATGATGATGGAGCAGCTGAAGTTGGTGGAGCTAGATTGAAATGCTGGAAAGCGGGAGGCCATGGTAGCCAAACGTTTTTAGAAGTAGTTCAAAACTCTTGTAACCCGGGATTTATTGAACTGGGTGATCGTCTTGGTAAAGACCGATTGTTTAAATACATTCGTAATTTCGGTTTTGGGCAGAAAACCGGGATCGATTTGCAAGGTGAAGGTAGTGGGATTTTATTTAATTTAGATAAAGTCGGTCCAGTCGAACAAGCAACCACTTCATTCGGTCAAGGCGTTTCTGTAACACCAATTCAACAAGTAGCAGCAGTAGCAGCGGCTGTAAATGGTGGAACATTGTATCAACCGTATATAGCTAAAGAATTTATTGATCCGAAAAATAATCAAGTTGTAAGTAAAAAGACACCTGTGGAAAAAAGAAAAGTTATTTCCAAGGAAACTTCAGAAAAAGTTCGGTATGCATTAGAGAATGTTGTAGCAAAGGGATCTGGTAAAGGTGCTTTCATTGATGGGTATCGTGTAGGTGGAAAAACAGGTACGGCTCAAAAGGTGAAAGATGGTAAATATTTAGAGAATAATTATATAGTATCTTTTATCGGATTTGCTCCAGCAGATGATCCGGAAATTGTTGTCTATGTTGCTGTTGATAATCCGAAAGGTGTAACTCAATTTGGTGGAGTAGTAGCAGCTCCAATTGTTGGGAATATTCTTCGGGATGCACTTCCAGTTATGGGAGTGAAACCGAGAACAGAACAAGTTGAGAGAGAATATAAATGGGGCGATACACCAACTGTAGAAGTTCCGAATTTAATTGGTATGAAAAAGAAAGACTTACAGACACAGCTCGTCGATTTGAAGCTTGATATAAGTGGAGATGGAGAGAAAGTCATTAAACAATCCCCAGAAGCAGGAGCTAAAGTGAAAGAAGGCTCAAAAATTAGAATTTACTTCGGGAATTAA
- a CDS encoding penicillin-binding protein has product MILFLLLFLLLLARFFYIQATGTVHNQDLDTLAKQKHSKTGVLEANRGTIYDQNGHVLAQDANSYKLVAELKGAKPVENKEDTAKKIAGVLGKDEEKILATLNKEDKSQVEFGTLGKDLTKEQKEQIEALKLPGISFVTENARVYPNGDFASYVIGHAKPDEKGISVGQFGLEKSLDKYLGASNGEVAYTGDRKGVSLDGGKVNVKAPKNGDNVYLTLDQRIQSYLEDAMKEASKHYEPESLIGIVADPKTGKILAMSSKPSYNPNDRQIKYFFNDAIANAFEPGSTMKIFTLAAAINEGVYKGQDYYQSGTYQVGNRKIKDHNGGAGWGSITFDEGVERSSNVAFAILGDQKLGPERFRKYIHSFGLDEKTNIDLPGEGSNTIVFDQQIQQVTTAFGQGSTVTPIQLVQAATAIANDGKMMKPYTIDKIVDPITGEVKLEHKPEEVGKPVTKDTAAQVRQLLERVVTSPKGTGTAYKVDGYSVGGKTGTAQIPDGKGGYMTGRENYIFSFLGMAPMDDPQLVVYVAVKQPKLKDDESGAQPLADIFKYVTKNSLEYLKIKPNEVKDPKKYVKEQQTAVPDVTEKTMEEAKKAIEKAKLRPIVLGEGKVQQQVPKATEQTLKGDRVFLVGDKPTMPNIQGWALRDVMNLAKTLKLNLKPTGTGYVTEQSVAEGTLLQPGTELGVTLVPPLEPQQEAEKP; this is encoded by the coding sequence ATGATTTTATTCCTCCTGCTCTTTTTGCTGTTATTAGCCCGATTTTTTTACATACAAGCGACAGGAACAGTGCACAATCAGGATTTAGATACACTTGCTAAGCAAAAACATAGTAAAACAGGAGTTCTGGAAGCGAATCGCGGGACGATTTATGATCAAAATGGTCATGTGTTAGCGCAAGATGCAAACTCTTATAAACTTGTAGCGGAACTAAAAGGTGCAAAGCCGGTTGAGAATAAAGAGGATACTGCCAAGAAAATTGCGGGCGTACTCGGAAAAGATGAAGAGAAGATTTTAGCCACGTTAAATAAAGAAGATAAAAGTCAGGTCGAATTTGGAACGCTAGGTAAAGATTTGACAAAAGAACAGAAGGAACAAATAGAAGCATTGAAATTGCCAGGTATATCATTTGTTACTGAAAATGCAAGAGTGTATCCAAACGGTGATTTTGCATCTTACGTTATAGGTCATGCTAAACCGGATGAAAAGGGAATTTCGGTAGGGCAATTTGGTTTAGAAAAAAGTTTAGATAAGTATTTAGGTGCTTCTAACGGAGAAGTTGCTTATACAGGCGATCGTAAAGGAGTATCTCTTGACGGTGGAAAAGTGAACGTAAAGGCACCTAAAAATGGAGATAATGTATATTTAACACTTGACCAGCGTATTCAAAGTTATTTAGAAGACGCAATGAAAGAAGCGAGTAAACATTATGAACCAGAAAGTTTAATAGGGATTGTTGCGGATCCAAAAACAGGGAAAATATTAGCGATGTCTAGTAAGCCTAGCTATAATCCAAATGATCGTCAAATTAAATATTTCTTCAATGACGCAATTGCAAATGCATTTGAACCTGGTTCAACAATGAAAATTTTCACGCTAGCAGCAGCTATTAATGAAGGTGTGTATAAGGGACAAGATTATTATCAGTCTGGTACATATCAAGTCGGAAACCGAAAAATAAAAGATCATAACGGCGGCGCTGGATGGGGATCTATTACATTTGATGAAGGGGTAGAGCGCTCTTCAAACGTAGCGTTTGCGATTTTAGGGGATCAAAAACTTGGCCCAGAACGTTTCCGAAAGTATATTCATAGCTTTGGATTAGATGAAAAAACGAACATTGATTTACCTGGTGAAGGTTCAAATACAATTGTATTCGATCAGCAAATACAGCAAGTAACAACAGCTTTTGGGCAAGGTTCTACTGTAACGCCAATTCAGCTTGTACAAGCTGCAACAGCTATTGCAAATGATGGGAAAATGATGAAGCCTTATACAATTGATAAAATTGTAGATCCAATAACAGGCGAAGTGAAATTAGAACATAAACCAGAAGAAGTAGGAAAACCTGTTACAAAAGATACAGCGGCGCAAGTAAGACAATTATTAGAACGTGTTGTTACATCGCCGAAAGGAACAGGAACTGCTTATAAAGTCGATGGATATTCAGTTGGTGGTAAAACAGGAACAGCGCAAATTCCGGATGGAAAAGGTGGCTATATGACAGGAAGAGAGAATTACATATTCTCGTTCTTAGGGATGGCGCCTATGGATGATCCACAACTTGTTGTATATGTAGCTGTTAAACAACCAAAGTTGAAAGATGATGAGAGTGGCGCGCAGCCTTTAGCTGATATTTTTAAATATGTAACGAAGAATAGTTTAGAGTATTTAAAGATTAAGCCTAATGAAGTGAAAGATCCGAAGAAATATGTGAAAGAGCAGCAAACCGCTGTTCCAGATGTAACCGAAAAAACGATGGAAGAAGCGAAAAAAGCCATTGAAAAGGCAAAACTTCGTCCAATCGTATTAGGTGAAGGGAAAGTACAGCAACAAGTACCGAAAGCGACAGAGCAAACATTGAAGGGTGACCGAGTCTTTTTGGTAGGAGATAAACCTACAATGCCAAATATACAAGGCTGGGCATTGCGTGATGTTATGAATTTAGCAAAAACATTAAAGCTTAACTTAAAACCTACTGGTACCGGATATGTAACCGAACAAAGTGTGGCAGAAGGAACATTGTTGCAACCTGGTACAGAGTTAGGTGTAACACTTGTACCGCCACTTGAACCACAACAAGAAGCAGAAAAACCGTAA
- the ftsL gene encoding cell division protein FtsL, whose protein sequence is MSNLAVKYKQQAQEEVQIQTPPQQMVQPKAKAKITRIEKLLYVAFIGFLLYACVAFIGNKAGLYQVNVEAATIEQKIVQQQKENQELQAEVEKLSRYERISEVAKKHGLEINANNVKGLK, encoded by the coding sequence ATGAGTAACTTAGCTGTAAAGTACAAGCAACAAGCGCAAGAAGAGGTTCAGATTCAAACGCCCCCACAGCAGATGGTTCAGCCAAAAGCTAAAGCGAAGATTACAAGAATCGAAAAACTGTTGTATGTAGCGTTTATTGGCTTTTTATTGTATGCCTGTGTAGCGTTTATTGGAAATAAAGCAGGCCTTTATCAAGTTAATGTAGAAGCTGCTACAATAGAACAAAAAATTGTACAGCAGCAAAAAGAAAATCAAGAGTTACAGGCTGAAGTAGAGAAGTTAAGTCGTTATGAACGAATCTCTGAAGTTGCAAAAAAACACGGGCTAGAAATTAATGCGAATAATGTGAAAGGCCTCAAATAA
- the rsmH gene encoding 16S rRNA (cytosine(1402)-N(4))-methyltransferase RsmH, with translation MFKHVTVLLKETVDGLDIKPDGTYVDCTLGGGGHSSYLLSQLTEGGKLIAFDQDEIAIQNAKEKFSSYGEQFITVKSNFRYLSEKLHELGITEVDGILFDLGVSSPQLDTPERGFSYHHDAPLDMRMDQDAPLTAYDVVNSWSYEQLVRIFFQYGEEKFSKQIARKIEAYRENKAIETTAELVELIKEGIPAPARRTGGHPAKRVFQAIRIAVNDELKVFEEALESAIEMVKPGGRVSVITFHSLEDRICKTTFKRNSTTPQLPPGLPIIPDEFKPKLKLITRKPILPSDIELEENNRARSAKLRIAEKR, from the coding sequence ATGTTTAAACACGTAACAGTGCTTTTGAAGGAAACAGTAGACGGCTTAGATATAAAGCCAGATGGTACATATGTAGATTGTACACTGGGGGGAGGAGGACATAGTTCTTATTTATTATCCCAATTAACTGAAGGCGGAAAGTTAATCGCGTTTGATCAAGATGAAATAGCGATTCAAAATGCGAAAGAAAAATTCTCTTCATACGGTGAGCAGTTCATAACAGTAAAAAGTAATTTCCGTTATTTATCTGAGAAACTACACGAATTAGGCATAACAGAAGTAGACGGCATTTTATTTGATTTAGGTGTTTCATCCCCGCAATTAGATACACCAGAGCGTGGCTTTAGTTATCATCATGATGCACCGTTAGATATGCGGATGGATCAAGACGCCCCTTTAACAGCATATGATGTTGTAAATAGCTGGTCATATGAACAACTTGTAAGGATTTTCTTCCAGTATGGTGAAGAGAAATTTTCAAAACAAATAGCTAGGAAAATTGAAGCGTATCGTGAGAATAAAGCTATTGAAACGACAGCAGAATTAGTAGAACTAATTAAAGAGGGTATTCCAGCTCCTGCTCGTAGAACGGGTGGACATCCTGCGAAGCGAGTGTTCCAAGCAATCCGTATTGCCGTAAATGATGAATTGAAAGTATTCGAAGAAGCGTTGGAATCTGCAATTGAGATGGTCAAGCCAGGCGGAAGAGTTAGTGTTATAACATTCCATTCTTTAGAAGACCGTATTTGTAAAACGACGTTTAAGCGAAATAGTACAACGCCACAATTGCCGCCAGGATTACCAATTATTCCTGATGAATTTAAGCCGAAATTAAAGCTTATTACAAGAAAACCGATTTTACCTTCTGATATAGAGTTAGAAGAAAATAATCGAGCGCGTTCTGCGAAATTGAGAATCGCTGAAAAACGATAA
- the bshC gene encoding bacillithiol biosynthesis cysteine-adding enzyme BshC translates to MEIKEISVPQQGVVADYMNGKKEIQSCFDYMLTEDAFKQRVQDLREREFFRQDLVAHLLEYNTKLQAGEATIQNVKALGDENTYVVIAGQQAGLLTGPLYTIHKIISVLQLAREKEESLGVKVVPVFWIAGEDHDMDEINHTFVTKNKKIKKTIFHDRNPKKASASESELSLEDCRKWIEEIFKTYPETNFTKDVLQFIDDSLGKSNTYVDFFAHLIMQMFVNSGLILVDSHHPELRKQELPFFKQIVGKYKEVQEGLHNQQEVIKELGYKPIIETKSNAVHIFMEIDNERVLLEDDQGKFVGKDGAYSFSYEELIEEMERSPERFSNNVVTRPLMQEYVFPTLAFIGGPGELAYWSELQQVFHTIGFRMPPVVPRITITYIERDIGTDLHDLQLQESDPFVNNVDKLRENWLSNQIEEPIDERFVEAKKEIIDIHTSLQQFVKKIDPGLSGFAGKNEFKINEQIELLERMLKRNIEKKHEVQLNKFRRIQFALRPLGAPQERVWNVCYYLNQFGLDFVDRVMENPFSWDGKHHVIKL, encoded by the coding sequence ATGGAGATAAAAGAAATCTCTGTTCCGCAACAAGGTGTTGTAGCGGACTATATGAACGGTAAAAAAGAGATACAGTCGTGTTTTGATTATATGTTAACAGAAGATGCTTTTAAACAGCGTGTACAAGATTTGCGTGAGAGGGAGTTTTTCCGCCAAGATTTAGTAGCGCATTTATTAGAATATAATACAAAATTACAAGCGGGAGAAGCTACAATTCAAAATGTAAAAGCGCTTGGAGATGAAAATACATATGTTGTTATAGCTGGACAACAAGCTGGGTTATTAACTGGACCACTTTATACGATTCATAAAATTATTTCAGTTTTACAGCTTGCGAGGGAAAAGGAAGAAAGTTTAGGTGTTAAAGTTGTTCCAGTTTTCTGGATTGCTGGTGAAGACCATGATATGGATGAAATTAATCATACTTTTGTAACGAAGAATAAAAAAATAAAAAAGACTATTTTTCATGATCGTAATCCGAAAAAAGCGAGTGCTTCAGAGTCCGAGCTTTCTCTGGAAGACTGTAGAAAGTGGATTGAAGAAATTTTCAAAACATACCCTGAAACGAATTTTACAAAGGATGTACTGCAATTTATTGATGATTCTTTGGGGAAATCGAATACGTATGTAGATTTCTTTGCTCATCTTATTATGCAAATGTTCGTGAATTCTGGTTTAATTCTTGTCGATTCGCATCATCCAGAATTAAGAAAACAAGAATTGCCGTTTTTCAAACAAATTGTAGGTAAGTATAAAGAAGTGCAAGAGGGGCTTCATAACCAACAGGAAGTAATTAAAGAATTAGGATATAAACCGATTATTGAAACGAAGTCTAATGCAGTGCATATATTCATGGAAATTGATAACGAGCGAGTGTTACTTGAAGACGATCAAGGGAAGTTTGTTGGGAAAGATGGAGCGTATTCCTTTTCGTATGAAGAATTGATTGAAGAGATGGAAAGAAGCCCGGAACGTTTTAGTAATAATGTTGTAACGCGCCCTCTTATGCAAGAGTATGTATTCCCTACGCTGGCGTTTATTGGAGGTCCGGGGGAATTAGCTTATTGGAGTGAATTGCAACAAGTCTTCCATACTATCGGTTTCCGAATGCCACCTGTCGTTCCACGTATTACAATCACTTATATAGAGAGAGATATAGGGACAGATTTACATGATTTACAATTGCAAGAGAGTGATCCGTTTGTAAATAACGTAGATAAGTTGCGTGAAAACTGGTTATCTAATCAAATAGAGGAACCGATAGATGAACGATTTGTAGAGGCGAAAAAAGAAATAATTGATATTCATACGTCATTACAACAGTTTGTGAAGAAAATAGATCCGGGGTTAAGTGGGTTTGCAGGGAAAAATGAATTCAAAATTAATGAACAAATAGAACTGTTGGAAAGAATGTTGAAAAGAAATATTGAGAAAAAACATGAAGTGCAGCTAAATAAATTCCGTCGCATACAATTTGCACTTCGTCCATTAGGAGCGCCGCAAGAGCGTGTGTGGAATGTATGTTACTATTTAAATCAGTTTGGTTTGGATTTCGTTGATCGTGTAATGGAAAACCCGTTTTCTTGGGACGGAAAACATCATGTTATAAAACTATAG
- the panE gene encoding 2-dehydropantoate 2-reductase, protein MKMKIGVVGPGAIGLLYTFYLQKSNQDVTLFTRTAKQADELNITGVTCIREGKRETVFPQVLPIESMLDQQLDYIFIAVKQYHITDILPFVRGKSSLIFLQNGMSHLHAMQKIENENIAVGIVEHGAKKEERHTVYHTGIGVTKFGIVHGRSIHFEKIFNCFPFPHFPIRIEDDWKDVMHKKLVVNVCINPLTALLQVKNGELITNPFFYQMMEQVFHEVVFLVKEEKEMVWEMVRHVCEKTSHNTSSMLADVRANRQTEIGAIVGYVLEEAKKQQQSVPTLQFLFDAIKGLEVKV, encoded by the coding sequence GTGAAAATGAAAATCGGAGTTGTGGGACCAGGAGCTATCGGTCTATTGTATACATTTTATTTACAAAAAAGTAATCAAGATGTTACGTTGTTTACAAGGACAGCTAAGCAGGCTGACGAATTAAATATAACGGGTGTAACTTGTATTAGGGAGGGGAAACGTGAAACGGTATTCCCGCAGGTATTGCCGATAGAAAGTATGCTAGACCAGCAGCTAGATTATATATTTATTGCTGTTAAGCAATATCATATAACTGACATACTACCTTTTGTGCGAGGGAAATCCTCATTAATCTTTTTGCAAAACGGAATGTCACACCTTCATGCTATGCAGAAAATAGAGAATGAAAATATTGCAGTTGGAATTGTGGAGCATGGTGCAAAAAAAGAAGAAAGACATACCGTTTATCATACAGGGATAGGTGTAACAAAGTTTGGAATCGTGCACGGCCGGTCTATACATTTTGAAAAAATATTTAATTGCTTTCCTTTTCCTCATTTTCCGATTCGAATAGAAGATGATTGGAAGGATGTTATGCACAAGAAATTAGTAGTTAATGTATGTATCAATCCATTGACGGCATTATTACAAGTCAAGAACGGAGAATTGATTACGAACCCGTTTTTTTATCAGATGATGGAGCAAGTATTCCACGAAGTCGTTTTTCTCGTTAAAGAAGAAAAAGAAATGGTATGGGAAATGGTACGTCATGTATGTGAAAAAACGTCTCATAATACATCATCTATGCTGGCAGATGTAAGAGCGAATAGACAAACAGAGATTGGTGCGATTGTTGGATATGTATTAGAAGAAGCTAAGAAACAACAACAATCCGTTCCGACACTTCAATTTTTATTCGATGCAATAAAAGGATTGGAAGTAAAAGTATAA
- a CDS encoding N-acetyltransferase, whose product MGFPKVERLLINYKTLDEFKKFKGCGAQELSMLEELQANIIENDSESPFYGIYYGGSLIARMSLYMKRNGGEPFEITGTYLELYKLEVLPTFQKQGFGEMLVNYAKELQFPIKTIARIHSAGFWDKLNFQPISVPDGDFYVWQPETNLNAVTNEESA is encoded by the coding sequence ATGGGATTCCCAAAAGTTGAGCGCTTGCTCATCAATTATAAAACATTAGACGAGTTTAAAAAATTTAAAGGTTGTGGAGCTCAAGAGCTATCCATGTTAGAAGAATTACAAGCAAATATTATTGAAAACGACAGTGAATCTCCATTTTACGGTATTTATTATGGCGGATCACTCATTGCACGTATGAGTCTATATATGAAAAGGAACGGCGGGGAACCATTCGAAATTACAGGTACTTACCTAGAACTCTATAAACTTGAAGTGTTGCCAACTTTCCAAAAACAAGGATTCGGAGAAATGCTTGTAAATTATGCGAAGGAGCTACAGTTCCCAATTAAAACGATCGCACGTATTCATTCAGCTGGTTTTTGGGATAAATTAAATTTCCAACCTATATCAGTGCCTGATGGTGATTTTTATGTTTGGCAACCAGAAACAAATTTGAATGCGGTTACAAATGAAGAATCTGCATAA
- a CDS encoding RsfA family transcriptional regulator codes for MATTRQDAWTDDEDLLLAEVVLRHIQEGGTQLSAFKEVGRHLSRTPAACGFRWNSYVRKQYKERIEEAKQLRKVENYEVKETKVLEPASITLNDVIDFLQNYKDENSLMVLQQQIESLQTEKERLLERLSVYEEEYRTLLDYIDQKRSVIVAERNSARSNGKLEKLKK; via the coding sequence ATGGCGACAACAAGACAAGATGCTTGGACTGATGATGAAGATTTGCTTCTGGCAGAAGTAGTACTCCGGCATATTCAAGAAGGTGGAACGCAATTATCTGCCTTTAAAGAAGTAGGAAGACATTTATCCCGTACACCAGCAGCATGCGGCTTTAGGTGGAATTCTTATGTTAGAAAGCAATACAAAGAACGTATTGAAGAAGCGAAGCAACTGCGTAAAGTAGAAAATTATGAAGTGAAAGAGACGAAGGTATTGGAGCCTGCGTCAATTACATTGAATGATGTTATTGATTTCTTGCAAAATTATAAAGATGAAAATTCTTTGATGGTGTTGCAACAGCAAATTGAATCGTTACAAACAGAGAAAGAACGTCTTTTGGAGCGATTATCAGTATATGAGGAAGAATATAGAACATTGCTTGATTATATTGATCAAAAAAGAAGTGTAATAGTAGCGGAAAGAAATAGCGCTCGGTCGAATGGGAAATTAGAGAAGTTAAAGAAATAA
- the rpmF gene encoding 50S ribosomal protein L32 — MAVPFRRTSKTVKRKRRTHFKLSVPGMVECPSCGEAKLAHRVCKACGTYKGKEVISK, encoded by the coding sequence ATGGCTGTACCTTTTAGAAGAACTTCTAAAACAGTAAAAAGAAAGCGTCGTACGCATTTCAAATTATCAGTACCTGGTATGGTAGAGTGCCCAAGCTGTGGTGAAGCGAAATTAGCTCACCGTGTATGTAAAGCATGCGGTACTTACAAAGGTAAAGAAGTAATCAGCAAGTAA
- a CDS encoding YceD family protein, with protein sequence MKWSIHQLNKLRNKGLTLDEMVDVSELKEVEKDIREINPVHVTGRVDFGSGKFTFHLHITGSMVLPCSRSLVDVTLPFDIKTTEVFQTSQEEFETEAEIHCLEGEVLDLLPVIKENILLEIPMQIFSDDVSGGAPMQGQDWQVISEENKEKPVDPRLAGLAKFFDK encoded by the coding sequence ATGAAATGGTCCATCCATCAATTGAATAAATTGAGAAATAAAGGATTGACATTGGATGAGATGGTAGATGTAAGTGAGCTAAAAGAGGTCGAGAAAGATATTCGTGAAATTAATCCTGTTCATGTAACAGGAAGAGTTGATTTTGGCTCCGGTAAGTTTACGTTCCATCTACATATAACTGGAAGCATGGTTTTACCATGTTCTCGCTCTTTAGTAGATGTGACATTACCATTTGACATTAAAACAACTGAGGTGTTCCAAACTTCACAAGAAGAATTTGAAACTGAAGCTGAAATTCATTGTTTAGAAGGAGAAGTACTTGACTTACTGCCCGTAATCAAGGAAAATATACTTTTGGAGATTCCAATGCAAATTTTCAGTGATGATGTTTCTGGTGGAGCACCGATGCAAGGTCAAGACTGGCAAGTGATTTCGGAAGAAAACAAAGAAAAGCCTGTTGATCCAAGGTTGGCAGGACTTGCAAAGTTTTTTGACAAATAA